GGCTTGCCGTCTCGCTTCTCTTCGCGCCAGCACACCCACTGGTCCCGTTCGCGTAGCGTCTCCGGAATCGCCTCCGGCTTGTCGATCATAGGCTCACTCATCCTCACGTAGCACCTCGCATGGCTCTCACTGGCTCTGAGCCAGCACAGAACTCTCTCTGCTGTACGTCGCGATCCAATCCCTTGGTCCCAACGGGGACCCCCCGTTCTATCCTAGTTGGTTGTTGGGTGGAACACTCACTATCGCTGGTTGCAAACCGCTGGACGTGAGCGTGTTCCACCCATTTCGCTCGGTTCGTTGGTGTTCCACCCATTGGGTATTTGGGTGGAACATGCCGCCGTCTGGTGGTTTCCGACCTACGAATTTGAGCGGATGGGGTCATGATTCTATCTGGGTGGAACAGCTCCCGAGAACTCGCGATAAAATCGGGAATTGGACTGTGTACGTCCGTTTCATGGCTGAAAGTCCTCCTCAGAGCGAATGCGGACACCAGTGTAATGCCGGACGGGTTCCCCGTCGATTCGCTTCTTCGTGGAGTCCACCTCGATATGGGTGTTGAGCTTCCGTGTGAACCAGCTCTTATTCAGCGGATCGTCGATGTCATGCGCCTCTGCCCAGTCGTTGTAAAGGCCGAATACGTCATCTTTCGGCACGGCTCCATCCGCGTCTTCGACAAGATATTCGTCGACGAACGATTCGAACGACGGTGGCGATGGGTCTTCTTGCTTCTCTTCGACCGGCTCATTGGCCTGGTCGGTCTGACTAAGTGGTTCGTCAGCAGCCGATGATTCCGACGATGCGGGACGGAGTGCCCCGTCAGTGATTGTCGAGAGTGGCCGCTTCTCACCGTCTTCATACACGACCGATTCCGCCTCATCGTGAAGGATGACGATGCCGTACGTCGAACGTGTGTAGTCTGGTACGGGGATTTCGGCTTCGGGGACGAATGGTTTCTTGACACGCACCCAGTCGTCCTCGAACGCCGATTTCGTCTCGTAGATGTGTTGCTCACCGTGCTCGTATACCACGTACTCGTCGGCAGCGTGATCGTAGCTGTAGATGGCCGGAACACGATCTTTCGAGAGTTTTCCAAGCGACGGGAGGCGTATGTGTTCCGTCCCGCTGGCATCACGAAGGACGATCTCGTCGCCATCACGCTGCCAGATATTCTGGGTCCCGTTCTCGTCCCCGGTCGCCGGTCGCACGGCCGTCACTCCACCTTCTTCGGTCGCTCCACCGTTGAACGTGAGATTCGAGTCAGTCGTGTAGAACCGTGTCTCACCATTCTGGAGGGTACGGACGGGTGGTGTGAGAATGCCGTCGACACGCTCGGCCCACTCAGTTTCGTCTGTTCCTGGTCGAACGACAAACAGCGGGATATCCCCTGCTTCTTGGGCCTTCCGGAGATTCGTGAGCACTTTCGCGGGATTCTCGGGTGTCGTCGTTTCGACTTCGATGGCGAATCGGTCGTCAACGTCGGGGTGGCTCGCCCTCGCGTCAGGTTTCTCGCTGCCATCCTGTGCGAGGATCGAGACAGTGAAGCCGAGTGCGGTGAGCTCTTCTTCGATCTGGCGGAGTGCTGCGTCGTGAGCACTTCCACCAGCGGCCTGCACGCCACCAGTATCGGGTGTCGCGACTGCTTCTCCGGCTTCAGTGAGCCGGATGCGGAGCTCGTCGGCGTCGATATCGACGGTCGTATCCAGGTATCGTGATCGTTCTCGGATGTCTGCGAGTGCATCATACGATGGCGGCTCGGCGTCGACGTCGTCGAAGAGCCGTCTGAGTTCGTCGTCAACTGCTTCAACGGCCACCCAGCCGTTCTCCTCGCGGCAGCCCTCTCGAAGCTGCAGACTCCGAACTACGTTCGCAATCGCGACGTCCAGGTCGTCGCTCCCGATATCGAGCACCTCGTGTCCGTCGGTCGGTGTTCTCGTTGTTGAGGCGTCTGTTGCGGCCGGCACGCCGTGTTCGTCACTGATGTGCTCGTGCATCGAGGAGAGCGTCTCAGTGAACTGCTCCTCTTCACGCGCTGTGAGTGGGGATTCGCTTTCGGGGTGGCCCGGTGGAATCGGGAGTGGTTCGAGACTGAACGGATACGGCCCCGTTTCACCGAACGTCGGGCTTGGCAGGCTGGCGATCCACTCTCCGCGCGGCAACGAACGAATTCGATTGGCGAAATCCGCGGGGTCCATTTCTTCGTGGGCCATCGCTCGTGCCAGTTCCCGGTCGACGTTGATTTTCCCGATGAGCGAACTACCGATGTTGTTCAGAGCGTTCAGGTAGATCTTCCGCCCACCTTCAGCCTCCATCTGTTCGGGGAACTGCATCGACAGGCCAACAGAGAGCCGGAATCCCCGGCCCTTCTCGAGGAGATCGTTCATGATGTCGGAGACCACGACCGACGCTGCCTCGTCGACGAGCAAGTTCACGACGTAGTCGTCCGGGTGCTGGGAGAGCGCCTGTTTGCGATCTTTGAGAGCTGCATCGAGATTGGTCAGGATCACACCGGTCATAATCCGGGCAGCATCGTCGCGGAGGTCTCCGAGGTCGAAGAGGATGACTGTATCCTCGCCGAGGAGATCCCGGAAGTCGAACTGGTTCTCGGTATTATTGAAGATCTGACGCAGGTGCGTATCCTGTGAAATATAGGCGAGACGGTTTCCGACACCGCCCATCACGTTCCCGAAGGTGTTCGAATCTAACTGGAGTTGTCGCCGGATCGTCCGTGTGACTTCCTCGCTGCTCGACCGTGGGGCGTCGCCGATGTTCTCGTTCGGTGGTCCGGCCTCCCAGAGCTGGTCAACGGCGTGTTCCAGCTGTCGGTGGGCGAAGTAGTCAGTCGACGCTCGGTACTGCCCGTTCTCACGCCCGTATTCCTCGTCGAACAGTGCCTTGATGAGTGTCTTGATGAGGGTCGGGGCCACAGTTGCCCGCTCGTAACGATCGGTTCCCATCACGAGCTTCAAAATCTCTTCGTAGTGGTCGGCCTTCCGTTGGACGGCGTCTTCGCGGCGCCGTCCGCTCTCCATCGACGGTTCGAGATCGAAAAACGAGAACCCGGGGAGGACGTCTGGTACCGGGAAGTAGACGACGTTCTCTTCGAGGTCGGTCATTCCAAACCGACGCGCGTGAGCCCGCATGTAGTTCTGGACCATGTTGTCGTTTTTTGGATTGATGAAGATCGTCGGCCCCTCGGTGTTGTCGTACAGCGACAGCAGATCGTTGATCAGGGCTTTCGACTTCCCAGAGCCGGTTGTTCCGAACCGGCCGTAATGAGTGGGCAACAGTCGGGGCGGGATATGTGTCGGCACGTCTTCGGCCTCGCCGGTGTCGTCGAGAGCATACCCGATTGCCATCCCGTCTCGGAACTCACGCATGAGGTCCTGATGAGGACGGGGCAACGGATTCCGACTCTGCTGTTCCGCACGCGTCCCACGTGTCCCCTCGACAGTAAGCTGTTCCGAGGAGGGGACGAGGACGAAGTGCGCGAGTTCTCGGCCGCTCAGGACGAACTCCGGTCGGGTCTTTCCACGGCCAGTCGTGATCTCACGATCCAAGATCCGCTGCAGCGCCGCTCGTGCGTTCCGGTCTTTCGTGGCTTCCCGCAAGCCGTTGTCGCGTACCCGTTCGGCAGCAACCTCATAGTACGGCCCGTCAAGCGGGTCGAATACCGGAACAAGTGATTGCATCCGCTCATCGAGATCATCGTGACCGTCACTACCGGATGGAATCCCGACTACTCGAATGTTCGCGGTGAACGACCTATGGCTACTCCCGATATCCACGACGACACGAGTGCCGACTACGAACAGTTCGAGAAAGGGTTGCTCGCCCAAGACCACGACGCCGCCAGGGTCGACACGGCGGACGTCGACGATGCCACAGCCCGTCGCTTGGTCGACGACCTCATCGACGCGGACGTCGTCACTCCAGTTCCCGAGGACCGCGTTCTGGTTCACGAGCCGAGCGGCACCGCGTTCGACTCACCGACGCAGCTAGCCGTCTACCACCGGGTCTGGACGGCCGCTCGCGACGCCGACGTGGAAGGTGAGTGATGCAGCAAACGCTCGTTGGCTGTGCCTTCTGCGACGCCCCTCCTGGCACCGAGACTGGCGAGGCCCACACCTGGGGCCAGGACGAGCGGGTCACTCACCCGATCTGTTTCGACTGTGCCATCCAGACACGGCCAGACCCCGACAAGCACGACCAGCACGCTTGCGACGGGTGTGGGCTCGTCGTCGACGCGCTCGCAGCGTCGCCGGCGTTTCACGCCGGCTTCTAGCGGGACCTTCGGTCCCGCCCAGCTCACGCGATTCCGCGTGTAGGTTAGCCATCTCGAGGGGCCGTTGCAACTGTGCGAGCGGTGTAGTCCAGGCGGGCTCGCGACGTACTGGACGCGCGACCTCGAGGAACATCTCGTCGCAACGCCAGCGGAGTGACCCCCTCCCGCATTTCTGGGCACGGAAACACCCGTCCACAGTAACAAACATACCAAACAACTATTTTCCAACAGTCCCAACACTAGTCTATGTCGAGCGGCACCATCGATATCGACGAGTTCGAAAACGCTGACGCCGACGAATTCGAGGAACGGAATGATACCGAGCGGATCGTGCTGTTCCTCGACAAGAATGACGATCGAGCGTGGAAGGCGACAACGATCGCCGAGCACCTAGGGCTGGATACAGACGCCGTCAGTGCGATTCTCTCGCGATTGAAGGAACGAGGTCTCGTGCGGCACAAGCGCCCATACTGGGCGATCACGGACGATGAGGAACGGCTCCAATCTGCCTACCGGCTACACCGACACTACGAGACTGCAGACGAACAATACGGGGAGGAGCGTCTTGAGGACCTCCAAACCGACGAGATGGAAGACGTACAGTGACTGCGTTCGAGGAACTGGAACGCGGTGACATCGTGTGGGCGACCGACCCACTCTCGGAGAAAGGTCGCCCGATGCTTGTGCTGGGAGCGCCTCAACTCCCGAACCACGGTACCCAACTCATCACGGTCCTGCTCTCCACGAAGACCTATCACGAGGAGGCACTTACACTCCGAGACGACGACTACGAGGGTGACCCACTCGGAGAACGAAGTCACGTCCTCCCGTGGTCGCTCGCGACCCTCAACAGTGCTGCGAACGTAGAGCACTATCTGACCTCTCTCATCGACGAACGAACTGAGGATGTGGCGAGCCAATTGATCGACTACATATCGTCTTGAGGTGACTGCTCGTTGCGGAGCATCCATTCGTCGACGGAAACAAACGAACAGCGCTCCGAACGGTGGTCGTTTTCTATATGCTGAACGGGTACACGTTCGACTACGGTGATGAAATTCGGGCCCTCTTGCACCGCTTCGCAGCTGACGAAGCCGCAGTCGACACAGAGACTGCAGTCATCTACTTCCGGACCTGCGCTCGTCGCAACCGTTGACATCCTCCCCGCCCTGAACAGTAGTTGCCGAACCTAACTGAGATTCTTCACGCTGGGCTGCGTTGGTCGAAAGATGGTACAGACAACAGAGGTGAAACAAGTCTGTCGTGCTGCTTCGACGTTGCTATTCTCGGAGCTGGATTTTGGTGTCAAATCGTGCGGTGAGTACACGAGAGAGGATTTCGAGGAAATCCTCTCTCGTATCGCCTTCGATCACGAGTTCGCAAACACGGGTGGCAAAACGCTCCAACTTGACCGTGACGAGCAAGTGGACCTCACAGCCACAACTCGGAACCCTCTCGCTAAATCGCTGTTGTACCACCTGCGAAATCTTTCGACGGACGCTATCGACGATCAGTTCGATGGCGTCCAGGATCGATTATTCGAAGTCCTCCGATCACAGCGGCGACTCCCCGATTTCGTCGATGTTGCCATCGATCTTCACGAGTGGCGCTTCTACGGATCAGCCGACACTGACCACGTGATAACGACGTATCCTGATTTAGGAACGAACAGAGCGTTTTGCTTCGCAACGCTGTGTATCGTTGCACCTCGCACTCGGTTCACGCTTGCTGTGCTGCCGATGGACGCGAACGGCTTTCGCGCCAAGCGCGAAGCCGTTCGCTCCTTACTCGAAACTGCGCGTGAGTACGTCTCAATTCGGCACGTCTACCTCGACCGTGGATTCTACCAGGTCCACGTCGTTGCGGAGTTAGAGCAGTTGGGTGTTGACTACATCGTTCGTGCGCGACCGAGTAGCGGAATGAAAGGCCGTCTCAGCGCCGGCGCTGAGACGGTCACCGACGAGTACACGATGCGACGAAAGCGAAAACCAACTGCGTCGGTAGACGTCACAGTCTTCGCAGTTCCGCACCGCACAATCGAAGACGAGCACGTCTGGTTCGTAACAAGCTTAGATGTAGATCCGGCGACAGCGAAGGCGTACGCGGCGGCGTTCCGCCGCCGCTGGGGCATCGAGACCTCGTATCGACAGATCGGTGACTTTCTTCCGAGAACGTCGTCGCCGACGTTCTCGGTGCGATTGTTCTACTTTCTGTTCGCGGTTTCGCTGTACAATCTCTGGGTGCTAGCCAACGTGTTAGCTTCAGCTGACACAGTTCCAAAGACACCGCCGATCTCAACACGAATCTTCCGTAGATTCGTTCTCTCAACAGACTACGGCTGAATACGCATTCGAGTCCGACCGGGATGACCGGTGAGTGCGCCCTGTTGTGGAGAGGCATCGCTCGGGAGCGCCGCTGGCGCGGCGCTCCCTCGCTCTCTCAGAGAATCTGTCATAGCGCAATTCGACACGACGGCGAGATCTCCGATCTCAACGGCTTTCTCAGCGCGGAGCAGAATCTGATTCGGCAACTACTGTGAAGGGCGAGGATTCCCGAGCGTTGGGATATTACGGTTCGCAACCCACCTGTTCCCTCGGGCGGAACGACCCAGAGGTTTGGTTGAACAGGTAGGCTACTGGCCGTGCCAAACGACCGTTACTCATATCCTCCGTTGGGGGATTCTGAGTTATCTTTCTGCGAATATTCACCGCACCATTCACGTCCGCGTTCATCGTTGCACAGCACGATTCACAGACGTACAGGCCACGTTCCACACGGTTGGCGTCACGCTTCCGTCCACAGCACGAACACGTCTTCGACGTATCTCTCTCGGAAACACGGTCAACAAGGATTCCGTGTTCCTCTGCTTTGTACTCCAAGAGCGTCGTGAAGCGGTCAAACTCCCACCCGTGGAGTTTCTTGTTCCCGCTTCGACCCCAGTCCCGTGACTCTCCGTTCTCGTCTTCATGAATATCGCTCAAGTCACCGATGGCAATACGACCAACTTCGTGGCCGATGCACCGCTCTACAACGTGCTTGGCGAGCGAGTGCAGGAAGTGGTCTTTCCGACGCGAGAGTTTCTGTCGGGCGCGAAGCGCACGGTGTGACGGGCCGTTCTCGCCCTCTGTGTCGTACTCGTCACGAGTGAAGTAGTGCTTGTCCTGCTTCAGCACGTTCCCCGGATACAACTCGGCGTCACCGTTGTCGTAAGCGATCGCGAGGTAGTTCTTGATGCCGAGGTCGATCCCCGCCGTGTTGTCTCCCGGTGCGTCCTCGACGGGAATTTCGACCTTACAGACGAGGTGCAGTTCCCAGCGGTCGCCGTTCCAGACGGCGCGAACCTGCTGGATGTTCTCCACAGTCACGTCTGGTCGTGTTTTGTACTCACAGAGGATGAAGTCCGAGCGGTGGTTCTTTAGGTTGAATCCCTTGCTTAGACGAAGTTGGTTGTGCTTCGTGTCGTGCTTGATGCCTTTCTGCTTCCACGTCACGGTGGAGCGCGGGTGTTCGTCGCCGTGTTTGCGATAGCCCGGTGGGTTGGCGTCCTCGTCTCCGCGTTGGCGTGCTTTGTACCAACTGGTGAACGACTCAGCAAGCTCTTCAAGAACTCGCTGACTTGACTGAGAATGTAGGTCACTGTATCGTTCGTGTTCCTTGAGTTCGGATTTGAGTTCGCCGTCGTCGGGGATTTCCCCGTCTTCATCCCATCGGCCTTGCGTGTAGTATCGGGCGACATTCCACAGTTTCGACGCGGAGAACCCGCACTGGTTGAGGTCGTCACTCACCTGTTGGTGGTTAACGATTTTCGCCCGATAGGTGCGAGTTGTCTCCAGCATCGGACTGTGTTCATAACCAGTTATGGGAGATTGTATATTAAAGGCAACGATTGGGCGTGGAATATCCAGCAGTGTCATGGAACGTGGTTAGTGGAGGAGTTGTCGGCTGTATCCCCGCCCTGAAGGACGGGGTTTTAGCCTTGCATCTCGCATAAAAGCGGGACTGCTTTACCCACTTCCCACGAATACGCATGAAGATGGCTCGGCTCGTCTTCTATCATCACCCACAGGCCGAGAATTTCTCACTCAAATATAGCTCGGCATCGGTAGCAGAGATCCGGTCTCAGCGAGAGCAATCCGACGAGTCGACAAAGCTCATCGGGTACCCCTTCGAAGCTCCGGTCTATGTGCTCTACGAAGGTGATTCAGAAATCGAATCAGCCCAAGATATTGACTTCGATCAGGAATGGCTGAGCGACCGTATTCGTGACCTCTCCCGTCCTGGGCAGGTTGTCGCCTTCCGGTTAGTGGAATTGCTCGAAGCTGCTGTCGATGTCCGAGATGAGGATGAGTTTCGGCTCTACAAGGAGTTCGAACCACAAAAGATCCAGCAGGCACTCGATCACGTATCCTGGGGAGCTCCACTTCCGAACGTCGCTGGAGAAGTGATGTCGAATTTGATTCTCCGACATTCCCTCCCGAATGCGAATCATCGGACTGGTATCGCGATGCTTCAGTTCTGTATTGAGAGTGTGGACCCGGATTTTGAGATGCCACGAACGCACGTCGACGACGACACCTGGCGAGAGTGGGTCGATCCCTACATCATTGATTCCAAGCGGCTCATCACGGTCCGCCGGAACAACCTCCGTTTCAAGCAACTCGAAGAGTTGGACGTCGACCTCGTCGAACGGAAAGACAGGATCCAAATTCGATTAGCCGAGTTCGAGTTGGATATGCACTGGCGAGAAGCCCTGTCGAAGTACGCTGAGCAGCATGAATCCCACTGTACGGACTTCGCGCAGGCAGTTCTCGAACGAGCAGAACGAGACGATCTACTCGACCGTCAAGGACCAACGAGACAAGAGTTCATCACGTATCTGGAG
This genomic interval from Halobellus litoreus contains the following:
- a CDS encoding primase-like DNA-binding domain-containing protein, whose amino-acid sequence is MQSLVPVFDPLDGPYYEVAAERVRDNGLREATKDRNARAALQRILDREITTGRGKTRPEFVLSGRELAHFVLVPSSEQLTVEGTRGTRAEQQSRNPLPRPHQDLMREFRDGMAIGYALDDTGEAEDVPTHIPPRLLPTHYGRFGTTGSGKSKALINDLLSLYDNTEGPTIFINPKNDNMVQNYMRAHARRFGMTDLEENVVYFPVPDVLPGFSFFDLEPSMESGRRREDAVQRKADHYEEILKLVMGTDRYERATVAPTLIKTLIKALFDEEYGRENGQYRASTDYFAHRQLEHAVDQLWEAGPPNENIGDAPRSSSEEVTRTIRRQLQLDSNTFGNVMGGVGNRLAYISQDTHLRQIFNNTENQFDFRDLLGEDTVILFDLGDLRDDAARIMTGVILTNLDAALKDRKQALSQHPDDYVVNLLVDEAASVVVSDIMNDLLEKGRGFRLSVGLSMQFPEQMEAEGGRKIYLNALNNIGSSLIGKINVDRELARAMAHEEMDPADFANRIRSLPRGEWIASLPSPTFGETGPYPFSLEPLPIPPGHPESESPLTAREEEQFTETLSSMHEHISDEHGVPAATDASTTRTPTDGHEVLDIGSDDLDVAIANVVRSLQLREGCREENGWVAVEAVDDELRRLFDDVDAEPPSYDALADIRERSRYLDTTVDIDADELRIRLTEAGEAVATPDTGGVQAAGGSAHDAALRQIEEELTALGFTVSILAQDGSEKPDARASHPDVDDRFAIEVETTTPENPAKVLTNLRKAQEAGDIPLFVVRPGTDETEWAERVDGILTPPVRTLQNGETRFYTTDSNLTFNGGATEEGGVTAVRPATGDENGTQNIWQRDGDEIVLRDASGTEHIRLPSLGKLSKDRVPAIYSYDHAADEYVVYEHGEQHIYETKSAFEDDWVRVKKPFVPEAEIPVPDYTRSTYGIVILHDEAESVVYEDGEKRPLSTITDGALRPASSESSAADEPLSQTDQANEPVEEKQEDPSPPSFESFVDEYLVEDADGAVPKDDVFGLYNDWAEAHDIDDPLNKSWFTRKLNTHIEVDSTKKRIDGEPVRHYTGVRIRSEEDFQP
- a CDS encoding MarR family transcriptional regulator, whose translation is MSSGTIDIDEFENADADEFEERNDTERIVLFLDKNDDRAWKATTIAEHLGLDTDAVSAILSRLKERGLVRHKRPYWAITDDEERLQSAYRLHRHYETADEQYGEERLEDLQTDEMEDVQ
- a CDS encoding type II toxin-antitoxin system PemK/MazF family toxin, with the translated sequence MTAFEELERGDIVWATDPLSEKGRPMLVLGAPQLPNHGTQLITVLLSTKTYHEEALTLRDDDYEGDPLGERSHVLPWSLATLNSAANVEHYLTSLIDERTEDVASQLIDYISS
- a CDS encoding transposase; protein product: MVQTTEVKQVCRAASTLLFSELDFGVKSCGEYTREDFEEILSRIAFDHEFANTGGKTLQLDRDEQVDLTATTRNPLAKSLLYHLRNLSTDAIDDQFDGVQDRLFEVLRSQRRLPDFVDVAIDLHEWRFYGSADTDHVITTYPDLGTNRAFCFATLCIVAPRTRFTLAVLPMDANGFRAKREAVRSLLETAREYVSIRHVYLDRGFYQVHVVAELEQLGVDYIVRARPSSGMKGRLSAGAETVTDEYTMRRKRKPTASVDVTVFAVPHRTIEDEHVWFVTSLDVDPATAKAYAAAFRRRWGIETSYRQIGDFLPRTSSPTFSVRLFYFLFAVSLYNLWVLANVLASADTVPKTPPISTRIFRRFVLSTDYG
- a CDS encoding RNA-guided endonuclease InsQ/TnpB family protein — its product is MLETTRTYRAKIVNHQQVSDDLNQCGFSASKLWNVARYYTQGRWDEDGEIPDDGELKSELKEHERYSDLHSQSSQRVLEELAESFTSWYKARQRGDEDANPPGYRKHGDEHPRSTVTWKQKGIKHDTKHNQLRLSKGFNLKNHRSDFILCEYKTRPDVTVENIQQVRAVWNGDRWELHLVCKVEIPVEDAPGDNTAGIDLGIKNYLAIAYDNGDAELYPGNVLKQDKHYFTRDEYDTEGENGPSHRALRARQKLSRRKDHFLHSLAKHVVERCIGHEVGRIAIGDLSDIHEDENGESRDWGRSGNKKLHGWEFDRFTTLLEYKAEEHGILVDRVSERDTSKTCSCCGRKRDANRVERGLYVCESCCATMNADVNGAVNIRRKITQNPPTEDMSNGRLARPVAYLFNQTSGSFRPREQVGCEP